In Zygosaccharomyces rouxii strain CBS732 chromosome D complete sequence, one DNA window encodes the following:
- the SRN2 gene encoding ESCRT-I subunit protein SRN2 (weakly similar to uniprot|Q99176 Saccharomyces cerevisiae YLR119W SRN2 Component of the ESCRT-I complex which is involved in ubiquitin-dependent sorting of proteins into the endosome suppressor of rna1-1 mutation may be involved in RNA export from nucleus) has protein sequence MDSKQNVNIPLPENVELLSSGEILGLLKEHRNQLQSYVTKFHPQDELKQEVNELRSQLQSLESKFQGLEDERSNTQRQLEECRIMEAQYVKLWQDLRQRIMEKYHDDALKKQLEVQIQHLDDASGKLEMDMGKYEGLDEFLNDYIGTRTQYHLKREKLTTWIQQGELKM, from the coding sequence ATGGATTCTAAGCAAAATGTTAACATTCCTCTACCTGAAAATGTTGAGCTGCTATCCTCAGGAGAAATTTTGGGACTTCTCAAAGAACATAGGAACCAATTACAGTCATATGTGACCAAATTCCATCCacaagatgaattgaaacaaGAAGTGAATGAGCTGCGATCTCAGTTGCAATCGCTAGAGTCCAAGTTCCAGGGATTAGAGGATGAAAGATCGAATACTCAGAGGCAATTGGAAGAGTGTAGAATTATGGAGGCCCAATATGTAAAGCTGTGGCAGGATTTACGTCAAAGGATAATGGAGAAATACCATGACGATGCTCTAAAGAAACAACTAGAAGTACAGATTCAACATTTGGATGATGCTAGTGGCAAATTGGAAATGGACATGGGTAAATATGAAGGACtggatgaatttttaaacgATTACATAGGTACAAGAACTCAATACCATCTAAAACGGGAGAAATTGACCACTTGGATCCAACAAGGTGAGTTGAAGATGTAG
- the MTQ2 gene encoding S-adenosylmethionine-dependent methyltransferase (similar to uniprot|Q03920 Saccharomyces cerevisiae YDR140W MTQ2 Putative S-adenosylmethionine-dependent methyltransferase of the seven beta-strand family methylates release factor eRF1 (Sup45p) in vitro) yields MLPTPYIKCDYETVYEPCEDSFLLLDGLEQEQSFLQTRFRNQLAIVCELGPGSGIVTTFLMQNDIPHGNGSIYLALDISPWALEATQDAQRRNDCQNRYLSVIQSDLTKCLRQNSTDLLVFNPPYVPAEQVPDRPSSNENDKSQWLDLALLGGEDGMVITRQVLDQLDTILSQQGVAYILFCARNKPEQVAESMRQQGWKVDLIINRKAGWEVLSIYRFIRQ; encoded by the coding sequence ATGCTACCGACACCGTACATCAAATGTGACTACGAGACGGTTTACGAACCCTGTGAAGACAGTTTCCTACTGCTTGATGGCCTTGAACAGGAACAGTCGTTCCTCCAGACCAGATTTAGGAACCAGTTAGCCATCGTATGTGAACTGGGACCAGGATCCGGTATTGTAACTACATTTCTCATGCAGAATGACATACCACATGGTAATGGATCCATCTATTTGGCCCTAGACATTAGTCCCTGGGCCCTTGAAGCTACACAGGATGCCCAGAGAAGAAATGATTGCCAGAATCGTTACCTTAGCGTAATTCAAAGTGATTTGACTAAATGTCTCAGACAAAACAGTACTGATCTACTGGTATTTAATCCACCATATGTACCAGCTGAACAAGTTCCTGATAGGCCctcttcaaatgaaaatgacAAGAGTCAATGGTTAGATCTAGCACTTTTAGGCGGTGAAGACGGAATGGTTATTACTCGACAGGTgttggatcaattggataCCATATTGTCACAACAAGGAGTTGCATACATTCTATTCTGTGCAAGAAATAAGCCTGAACAAGTTGCTGAAAGTATGAGACAGCAAGGTTGGAAGGTTGATCTTATCATTAATAGAAAGGCAGGTTGGGAAGTACTGAGTATCTATCGATTTATTAGACAATAA
- the RUB1 gene encoding NEDD8 family protein RUB1 (similar to uniprot|Q03919 Saccharomyces cerevisiae YDR139C RUB1 Ubiquitin-like protein with similarity to mammalian NEDD8), producing MIIKVKTLTGKEIAVELNGEDPIYRIKELLEEKEGIPPSQQRLIFQGKQIDDQQTVSSAKLVDGMQLHLVLTLRGGK from the exons ATGATAATCAAAGTAAAGACTCTGACCGGTAAGGAGATTGCAGTTGAACTAAATGGCGAAGATCCTATCTACAGGATCAAAGAGTTGTTAGAGGAGAAGGAAGGTATTCCACCATCCCAGCAGAGGCTTATATTCCAGGGCAAACAAAT AGATGATCAACAGACTGTTTCCTCTGCCAAGCTGGTGGATGGCATGCAATTGCACCTGGTGTTGACATTAAGAGGTGGTAAATAA
- the TML25 gene encoding palmitoyl-(protein) hydrolase (similar to uniprot|Q12354 Saccharomyces cerevisiae YLR118C), with amino-acid sequence MASLSAVRVAARSQPAEKALIVFHGLGDSGHGWSFLADYLQRDPSFRSTRFIFPNAPTIPISCYSNMQATGWFDIPDMGFSQEMKADVEGTLRSVGTVQAFVQEQIDKGIRPENIMVGGFSQGAALALAASALLPFKIGGFFCLSGFCQIQSRLMQLKNNNNLETPMFHGHGDEDPIVWFSRGQEAYEFFTREVGLRNYEFHVYKGMEHSSSPKELQELVQFIKNCLHLNN; translated from the coding sequence ATGGCCAGTCTAAGTGCTGTGAGAGTTGCTGCTAGATCACAACCTGCTGAGAAGGCTTTAATCGTTTTCCATGGCCTTGGAGATTCTGGTCATGGATGGTCCTTTTTGGCGGATTATTTGCAAAGAGATCCATCCTTCAGGAGTACAAGATTCATATTCCCTAATGCCCCCACTATACCAATTAGTTGCTATTCTAATATGCAAGCAACAGGATGGTTTGATATACCAGATATGGGATTCTCTCAAGAGATGAAAGCTGATGTCGAAGGTACTTTGAGATCTGTTGGTACTGTGCAAGCATTTGTCCAGGAACAGATCGATAAAGGTATAAGGCCTGAAAATATAATGGTAGGTGGGTTTTCACAAGGTGCTGCTCTAGCATTAGCAGCCTCAGCACTGTTGCCTTTCAAGattggtggatttttctGCCTATCAGGATTCTGTCAGATCCAATCAAGACTAATGCAgctgaagaacaacaacaacctAGAAACCCCTATGTTCCATGGTCATGGTGATGAAGACCCCATTGTATGGTTTTCTCGAGGTCAAGAAGCCTACGAATTCTTTACGAGGGAAGTGGGACTCAGAAACTATGAATTTCATGTCTACAAGGGAATGGAACactcatcatcaccaaaagaattacaggaactggttcaattcatcaagaactGCTTGCATTTGAATAATTGA
- the DOP1 gene encoding Dop1p (similar to uniprot|Q03921 Saccharomyces cerevisiae YDR141C DOP1): MSLPLKPLTIDSNSKQLDSKEKKFKNHVTRALENFDSVTEWADYIASLGRLLKALQSWTPQFQNVKYYVPSPYQVSRRLASSLSPDLPAGVHQKTLDVYTFIFEKIGQDNLAAECNIWIPGILPLMTYASMSVKSHLVEVYDNYLVQLPSSTLKLLAKPLLASLLPGIDDESSEFQPVTMNLIDTLRENMDNDSLFWQSCFLVMITSKERRLGGLVWLIKKFPSLNSVPHLVIERNKRIETTGGIDKMNPKELREDAFSTLQPAAKSLLSPEPGLLIRCLVSSLRGDNDLLIKRGIWDLLLQRLHLESPVLNQLISVGDKKLLVMACCKTILDKDMSLNRRIWNWLLGPAAASSMNNAGALTDQVVEDSNEYFLKYGFDSLIDGLKDMIGTQESVTTAINICISLMDRWQIGSLVVPEMFIPLLLATKRFAQNPQVMKISSIFFDTVETNIIWGKIFQYIMDSKDLEFLKFVLHSYNVANEEEIVVRHLPLILLTILSSNDFQKEDSSNGRYSICHQLLEILPERAFLPLNFTQMSFDSEIDTKDVLKKISDYYHGVSDPVSLQTVEDSVDVLPPFNTEDLTFLIVHCAHDTLLENLKSGENIAEATRIFVGVCERVPESNAEKDGPSNDLSDDSLVEAIFMCLNNPEKKTGSVYGIVDLYTNYLASRIGFIQSVKLLKLIISSLWNYLVEPRRQLMAVKGLKLLQKCRYADYVEGALSSAFIEEKDISRCLVVLELLWNQLEPNSAVLRRPVELMADELFDEQNPHYLSVSKWILSVVNSGSSNRLFYLLTDDLLKFDFLKRDYLQDLDDLDMFTYRLQCLTSILKSNNNVVLESFTTELTTIGSLADWENEDVSTYKNLVIVIIMRFLHLKNNNNATSIRSALLLLEYLLNGSEQNFKWIVMFLLQMSSEYISKEGLESDLIAVSLLNIVSKVLRLSHENGIKLDVFDDNTTHLKYVDYLITSVASMESPLIVTSYVKLLRESLAYFESSIFRMILPLTASIVQCVHKLLDKEKKDGGYYQSIALLLAGLEELLEVSHKFLLADENEGYFSAAGSRGDFLQSMVSNVFSSDVSANDVKVQGERDVILQSFKEVVTCTFHIWSWAHEVSANATRTPESEQTNHNSYKFKFTAKKLLEKLFLLEPLEVMEDLVIAPTDNDKLTLIHVLDGNRPALTIPYFFIGIVYRQNKNGSVKFSVNSGNTKTSGNHLDSSLMHKLDSKALMHFLLNYASSLENAAIEDFYGDFAAFLKEVSANYNLYGTVSTSVLKFVGIIAEKLNKSRFGEQKRIRRELAETFTKYLPNALSDSPLDYENPYQSFENLECVVKSLQYILNDSVGGEKYNSSLHTIVNQCITPYFKSKTETVVPEYVLKLSLEIAKVGEKVKNWRLLVNDFFMDEKKFILVENPIWKEIMYHWSHYPENKSKVINDLITAVDTKVAGMISFNSWSDSENDAKAQNILRLSFLLLISPVDSYLLQFQSLISLACEYLVSKNVKLKSKCWILLRALFLRFSDSHFNEHWSMLTYSLQTNLQEFFESLHIREEMDVGLLLQTCKTLDLLLALNFEGFSGTNEWLFVIDTINCIYKEYPFVALVDEIYEFKEFERRTVEDVEPLDKIQSQVPLLAGVSSIKSYTQLKNFFQNLSYVHYEYIYSLKGVDMVECENDLFTDIFFT, encoded by the coding sequence ATGTCGTTGCCCTTAAAACCGCTCacaattgattcaaataGCAAGCAACTTGATTCcaaggaaaagaagttCAAGAACCATGTAACAAGGGCATTAGAGAACTTCGATTCGGTGACAGAATGGGCAGATTACATTGCAAGTTTAGGTAGACTGCTTAAGGCATTGCAGAGTTGGACACCTcagtttcaaaatgttaagTATTATGTGCCATCACCTTACCAGGTTAGTAGAAGACTAGCGTCATCACTATCGCCAGACTTACCTGCGGGTGTACATCAAAAGACCTTGGACGTTTACacttttatttttgaaaagattggtCAAGATAATCTGGCGGCAGAATGTAATATTTGGATTCCAGGTATCTTGCCATTGATGACATATGCGTCGATGTCCGTCAAGAGTCATCTGGTTGAAGTTTACGACAACTATTTGGTACAATTGCCATCATCAACATTAAAACTGCTGGCAAAACCGTTGTTGGCTAGTCTACTTCCAGGAATTGATGATGAGAGTAGTGAGTTTCAACCGGTTACGATGAACTTGATTGATACTTTAAGAGAAAACATGGATAACGACTCTTTATTCTGGCAGTCGTGCTTTTTAGTCATGATTACTAGTAAAGAACGTAGGTTAGGTGGATTAGTATGGCTCATAAAGAAATTTCCTTCATTGAATTCTGTGCCGCACTTGGTTATAGAGagaaacaaaagaatcGAGACTACAGGTGGTATTGATAAGATGAATCCCAAGGAATTGAGGGAAGATGCATTTTCTACTCTGCAACCTGCAGCAAAAAGTCTACTTTCGCCAGAACCTGGTCTATTAATACGTTGTCTGGTGTCTTCACTAAGAGGTGACAATGATTTACTGATTAAAAGAGGTATTTGGGATttacttttacaaagattgCATCTAGAGTCTCCGGTATTGAACCAACTAATAAGTGTCGGggataaaaaattgttagtCATGGCCTGCTGTAAGACGATTTTGGATAAGGATATGTCTTTGAATAGAAGAATATGGAACTGGCTATTGGGACCAGCGGCAGCTTCTTCGATGAATAATGCTGGTGCATTAACAGATCAAGTCGTGGAAGATAGTAATGAATATTTCTTAAAGTATGGCTTTGACAGTCTGATAGATGGTCTGAAAGATATGATTGGAACTCAAGAGTCTGTGACTACAGCAATCAATATTTGCATTTCATTAATGGATAGGTGGCAGATTGGTTCATTGGTGGTCCCGGAAATGTTCATACCACTGTTATTGGCGACTAAGCGCTTTGCACAAAATCCTcaagtgatgaagatatcTAGCATTTTTTTCGATACCGTGGAGACCAATATCATTTGGGgtaaaattttccaatacaTTATGGACAGCAAAGATCTTGAATTCTTAAAATTCGTCTTGCACTCTTACAATGTCGCCAATGAGGAGGAAATTGTTGTACGTCATTTGCCTCTGATCCTTTTGACTATCCTCTCCTCTAACGATTTCCAAAAGGAAGACTCATCAAATGGTCGTTATTCCATCTGTCATCAATTGCTTGAGATTTTGCCCGAAAGGGCATTCTTACCGCTAAATTTTACTCAGATGAGTTTCGACAGTGAAATTGATACCAAAGAcgttttgaagaaaatttcgGACTACTATCATGGAGTTTCAGATCCAGTCTCTTTGCAAACCGTGGAAGACTCTGTGGATGTTTTGCCTCCTTTCAATACCGAGGATTTGACTTTCCTCATTGTCCACTGTGCTCATGATACCTTACTAGAAAATCTAAAATCTGGTGAAAACATTGCAGAGgcaacaagaatttttgtTGGTGTCTGTGAAAGAGTACCAGAATCTAATGCTGAGAAAGATGGGCCCTCGAACGATTTATCCGATGATTCGCTAGTGGAAGCTATTTTCATGTGCCTAAACAATCCAGAGAAGAAAACCGGCTCGGTGTATGGGATTGTGGATCTCTACACTAACTATTTGGCCTCGAGAATAGGCTTCATTCAATCAGTCAAGCTATTAAAATTAATCATTTCATCGCTATGGAATTATTTGGTAGAACCTCGTAGACAATTAATGGCGGTTAAAGGtttaaaacttttacaaaaatgtCGCTATGCGGACTACGTTGAGGGTGCCCTTTCAAGTGCATTCATAGAGGAAAAGGACATATCAAGATGTTTAGTGGTATTGGAATTACTTTGGAATCAATTGGAACCTAATTCCGCTGTTTTGAGAAGACCGGTGGAATTAATGGCTGATGAACTTTTCGATGAACAAAACCCCCATTATTTGAGTGTATCCAAATGGATTTTATCCGTGGTTAATTCGGGTTCTTCAAACAGACTATTTTATTTACTAACAGACGATCTACTGaaatttgattttttaaAGAGGGATTATCTGCAGGACCTGGATGACCTTGATATGTTTACATACCGTCTTCAATGTTTGACGAGCATTTTAAAGAGTAACAACAATGTCGTATTGGAGAGTTTTACAACTGAATTGACCACCATTGGCTCTTTAGCAGATTgggaaaatgaagatgtttccacttacaagaatttggtCATTGTAATTATAATGAGAtttttgcatttgaaaaataacaataacgCTACTAGCATAAGAAGTGCCCTCCTACTATTGGAATACTTGCTAAATGGTTCTGAACAAAACTTCAAATGGATTGTTATGTTCTTATTACAGATGTCATCTGAATATATTTCAAAGGAGGGCTTGGAATCAGATCTAATAGCAGTCTCTTTGCTGAACATCGTATCCAAAGTGCTAAGATTATCTCATGAGAATGGAATTAAGCTTGATGTGTTTGATGATAATACTACGCATTTGAAATATGTCGATTATCTGATTACAAGTGTTGCTTCGATGGAAAGCCCACTCATTGTGACCTCCTATGTTAAGCTTTTGAGAGAAAGTTTGGCTTATTTTGAAAGCTCTATTTTCCGCATGATATTGCCGCTCACAGCTTCTATTGTCCAATGTGTGCATAAACTTTTAgacaaggaaaagaaagatggCGGATATTATCAATCGATTGCATTACTTCTTGCTGGTTTAGAAGAGTTGTTAGAAGTGTCACACAAATTTTTACTAGCTGATGAGAATGAAGGATACTTCTCTGCTGCGGGATCTCGTGGTGATTTCCTCCAGAGCATGGTTTCTAATGTTTTTTCCTCTGACGTCTCAGCAAACGATGTTAAGGTTCAAGGTGAAAGGGATGTTATACTACAATCATTTAAAGAGGTTGTAACTTGTACTTTCCACATATGGTCATGGGCTCATGAAGTTTCTGCTAATGCTACCAGGACTCCAGAATCTGAGCAAACCAACCACAATTCTTATAAGTTTAAATTCACTGCCAAAAAATTATTGGAGAAATTATTTTTGCTAGAACCTTTGGAAGTAATGGAAGATTTAGTAATTGCACCTACGGATAACGATAAATTGACTTTGATACATGTGCTGGATGGTAACAGGCCTGCCTTGACAAtaccatatttttttattgGTATTGTGTATAGACAAAATAAGAATGGCAGTGTTAAGTTTTCGGTCAACAGTGGTAACACCAAGACTAGCGGCAACCATCTGGATTCCTCCTTAATGCATAAATTGGATTCTAAGGCATTGATGCATTTCTTGTTAAACTATGCATCGTCCTTGGAAAATGCTGCCATCGAAGACTTCTACGGTGATTTTGCTGCCTTCCTAAAAGAGGTCAGTGCCAACTACAATCTTTATGGTACCGTCTCTACTTCAGTATTGAAGTTTGTGGGTATTATTGCTGAGAAGCTTAATAAATCTAGATTTGGAGAGCAGAAACGTATTAGGAGGGAGTTGGCAGAAACATTTACAAAATACTTGCCCAATGCCCTATCAGATTCTCCCCTAGATTACGAGAATCCCTACCAGTCATTTGAAAATCTGGAATGTGTGGTCAAAAGCTTGCAGTATATTTTGAACGATTCTGTGGGAGGTGAGAAATACAACAGTTCACTTCATACAATTGTCAATCAATGTATTACACCTTATTTCAAATCGAAAACTGAAACAGTGGTTCCGGAGTACGTCCTGAAGCTTTCTCTAGAGATCGCTAAAGTCGGTGAAAAggtgaagaattggagacTTTTGGTTAATGATTTCTTCATGgatgagaagaaatttataCTTGTGGAAAatccaatttggaaagaaatCATGTATCATTGGTCCCACTATCCGGAGAATAAATCGAAAGTGATTAATGATTTGATAACTGCAGTGGACACAAAGGTGGCTGGTATGATATCGTTCAATTCATGGAGTGATTCTGAAAACGATGCCAAGGCACAAAACATTCTGAGACTCTCCTTTCTGCTCCTGATTTCTCCGGTAGATTCTTATCTGTTACAATTccaatctttgatttctttgGCATGTGAGTATCTTGTCTCCAAAAATGTTAAATTAAAATCCAAGTGTTGGATATTGTTGAGAGCCCTTTTCTTGAGATTCTCAGATTCACATTTCAACGAGCATTGGTCCATGTTAACCTATAGTCTACAGACtaatttacaagaatttttcgaatCGCTACATATTCGAGAAGAGATGGATGTGGGTCTGTTGTTGCAAACATGTAAGACCTTAGATCTTTTACTGGcattaaattttgaaggATTTAGTGGTACAAACGAATGGCTGTTTGTCATTGATACAATTAACTGCATTTACAAAGAATATCCATTTGTGGCATTAGTTGATGAGATCTACGagtttaaagaatttgaaaggaGAACCGTAGAGGATGTGGAACCACTAGATAAGATACAGTCACAGGTACCATTGCTGGCTGGTGTGAGTTCCATTAAGAGTTATACtcaattaaagaattttttccaaaaccTAAGTTATGTTCATTACGAGTACATCTACAGTTTGAAAGGAGTCGATATGGTAGAGTGTGAGAACGATTTATTTACAGATATCTTTTTTACCTAA